A region from the Inhella inkyongensis genome encodes:
- a CDS encoding group II truncated hemoglobin: MSDAAGESAFEALGGEGAVRHLVDRFYDLMDLEPRYADLRALHPSALDGSRDKLFWFLCGWLGGPGHYEERFGHPRLRARHLPFPIGVKERDDWLACMAQAMGEEGVPAALRERLHQAFFNTADWMRNRSI, translated from the coding sequence ATGAGTGATGCGGCGGGTGAGAGCGCTTTTGAGGCGCTCGGGGGCGAGGGCGCCGTGCGCCATTTGGTGGATCGCTTCTACGACTTGATGGACCTGGAGCCGCGCTATGCGGACCTCAGGGCCCTACATCCCAGCGCCCTGGACGGCTCGCGCGACAAGCTGTTCTGGTTTCTCTGCGGCTGGTTGGGTGGGCCCGGGCACTATGAGGAACGCTTTGGTCATCCCAGGCTGCGCGCCCGGCATTTGCCTTTTCCCATCGGGGTGAAGGAACGCGACGATTGGCTGGCCTGCATGGCGCAGGCCATGGGCGAAGAGGGCGTGCCCGCCGCCCTGCGCGAGCGTCTGCACCAGGCCTTTTTCAATACGGCGGACTGGATGCGCAACCGCTCGATCTAG